Proteins co-encoded in one Pieris napi chromosome 10, ilPieNapi1.2, whole genome shotgun sequence genomic window:
- the LOC125052889 gene encoding protein lingerer isoform X8 — MSLGARATKGGAKGKEGKQQEKGKPTDKQHPKEKAKPQATTEQLRLANIVDRKGEEADVRRMVTELMEMTCKSEEEVCSALHDTDNDMDAACNLLLEESARIQSEWQTNEKKKKKPPAPSGNGEVEVVKEGREPRDARDSRGRSGPRPRRGEGEGIRGRGSGRGRGVARGGRGGRGGRRGGGRGGRDRGENWNNGDNGGNMGDSFPTTEDWDNEEWSGSLSDTKVFTPSSLAQNAADGNGAPAQVTVNEDWEVPESNGPTEGHIPTYTYHNTQQQHSNIIEQQMVSVPGGVPATGGPVNVQPAPPVAAEPVDTYHHHQPMGMSGSLSAAQSQYLSQLTHQAQRHENSVYASNYGVYGSADLANQRKPQRARVPPPSKIPSSAVEMPGGGESGGGIFLDVQFGALEPDTLDTPQHTPQSQVGQQVAQVQQAPTAHTPPQPTQPTQPSVQSMNAQPAQQPHTPVQQRPKQYASQVTSQAEQPIATSHDTVSEASTPTYPNSNAMLNESLNAVDSSNISQPTTAEPAVSNTTSIEKLSASLAAAVVADTSASSAAQSMQHHHQHYAHHNHRTKPVTGAATVYPSGGVSHHPYGSALYAPQVNSSSGSLAGAVAGAGVAGVAAGVGASHAAPINPAPYPSSVTLTTYQPIMNSYQQTSSTAGVYGGSALYTAAPYTPYQPSQLPAKHKEQTQYDNSVASSNSLTNAATTQQSSTAKVVTTTASAAVNSGVSSTSGSSAGAGAGAGYAGGALYGGAYYDEQLCRGTLPHHMGGYYEVGYGGRDGSTFGLGAAERFPRTDAASPQQVPAALPPGYAYFYQPPPTTYQYGVYPTYGGGSNVGGVGGVGGVGGVGVTTGGKVSAYSQQQQPPYDAQDTYKPGGPYTGNANKTAAAASADLTNAMYGKAHVTLNKVNESGAGGRAAGGKTAGSKPTYSQSYWAPN, encoded by the exons ATGAGTTTGGGTGCGCGCGCCACCAAGGGTGGTGCAAAGGGAAAGGAGGGAAAGCAACAGGAAAAAGGGAAGCCAACAGATAAGCAACATCCAAAAGAAAAGGCAAAGCCACAG GCAACCACAGAACAACTCCGTCTTGCAAACATAGTTGACCGTAAAGGCGAGGAAGCTGATGTTCGCAGAATG GTGACAGAGCTGATGGAGATGACATGCAAATCTGAGGAAGAGGTGTGTTCCGCTCTGCACGACACTGATAACGACATGGATGCCGCTTGTAACTTGTTGTTAGAAGAGAGTGCCAGGATACAG AGTGAATGGCAGACAAatgagaagaagaagaaaaagcCACCAGCCCCATCCGGCAACGGCGAAGTGGAAGTTGTGAAGGAAGGACGCGAGCCCCGTGACGCCAGGGATTCAAGGGGCCGCTCTGGACCTAGACCAC GTCGTGGTGAAGGCGAAGGCATCCGCGGCCGGGGCTCTGGTCGCGGGCGGGGAGTGGCTCGGGGAGGCCGAGGGGGTAGAGGGGGCAGACGCGGAGGAGGAAGGGGCGGAAGAGACAGGGGGGAGAACTGGAACAACGGTGATAATG GTGGCAACATGGGTGATTCGTTCCCGACGACAGAAGACTGGGACAACGAAGAATGGTCTGGCTCTCTATCAGATACAAAG GTGTTCACTCCGAGTTCCTTGGCACAGAATGCAGCTGACGGCAACGGGGCGCCTGCGCAGGTCACGGTTAAT GAGGATTGGGAGGTCCCAGAATCGAATGGTCCCACAGAGGGCCATATCCCCACATACACGTATCATAACACCCAGCAACAGCACTCCAATATAATCGAG CAACAAATGGTGTCCGTCCCCGGTGGTGTACCAGCGACGGGTGGTCCGGTGAACGTGCAACCAGCGCCACCTGTTGCTGCAGAACCGGTCGATACTTACCACCACCATCAG ccAATGGGAATGTCTGGCAGTTTGAGCGCGGCGCAGTCGCAGTACTTATCGCAACTGACTCATCAGGCTCAGAGGCATGAAAACA GTGTGTACGCAAGCAACTACGGTGTGTATGGGTCAGCTGATTTGGCCAATCAGAGGAAACCGCAGAGAGCAAGGGTGCCTCCGCCTTCTaag ATACCATCATCAGCGGTAGAAATGCCAGGAGGTGGCGAAAGCGGTGGCGGTATATTCCTCGATGTACAATTTGGTGCTCTGGAACCTGACACCCTGGACACGCCCCAACACACGCCACAGTCACAAGTGGGCCAGCAGGTTGCCCAAGTCCAACAGGCGCCCACGGCACACACGCCTCCACAGCCCACGCAGCCCACACAGCCCAGCGTACAGTCGATGAATGCGCAGCCCGCGCAACAGCCCCACACGCCGGTGCAGCAGAGACCCAAGCAG TACGCCTCGCAGGTGACGTCACAAGCGGAGCAGCCGATCGCGACTAGTCACGACACGGTTTCTGAGGCGTCTACACCCACATATCCCAATTCTAATGCTATG tTAAATGAAAGTCTAAATGCTGTGGATTCATCAAACATAAGTCAGCCAACCACTGCCGAACCTGCCGTATCAAATACTACAT CCATAGAAAAGCTGTCAGCGTCCCTAGCAGCGGCGGTGGTAGCGGACACAAGTGCGAGTAGCGCAGCGCAGTCGATGCAACACCACCATCAGCACTATGCGCATCACAACCATCGGACGAAG CCGGTGACGGGAGCTGCAACCGTATATCCAAGTGGCGGTGTATCGCATCATCCATATGGCTCAGCGTTATATGCACCACAG gtaaACTCAAGCTCAGGATCTCTAGCGGGAGCGGTAGCGGGCGCTGGCGTGGCGGGCGTTGCGGCGGGCGTGGGAGCGTCTCATGCGGCGCCTATCAACCCTGCCCCATACCCGTCTAGTGTCACGCTCACTACGTACCAGCCAATAATGAACTCTTATCAG CAAACGTCCTCAACTGCGGGAGTGTATGGTGGAAGTGCTCTATACACTGCGGCACCTTACACGCCTTACCAACCTTCGCAGTTGCCGGCCAAACACAAGGAACAAACACAG taCGACAACTCAGTTGCGTCAAGTAACAGTTTAACGAACGCGGCAACGACGCAACAGTCGTCAACTGCCAAAGTTGTTACAACTACAG cAAGTGCAGCAGTGAACAGTGGCGTGTCGTCGACATCGGGCAGCAGTGCGGGCGCAGGTGCAGGCGCCGGCTACGCGGGCGGTGCCTTATACGGAGGTGCCTATTACGACGAACAACTCTGCCGGGGCACGCTGCCACATCATATG GGTGGATACTACGAAGTCGGTTATGGCGGTCGGGATGGCAGTACTTTTGGTTTAGGCGCTGCCGAAAGATTCCCAAGAACTGATGCTGCCTCACCACAACAG GTTCCAGCGGCGTTACCGCCGGGTTACGCATACTTCTATCAGCCTCCGCCTACAACTTACCAGTATGGAGTCTACCCAACT TATGGTGGTGGATCAAACGTGGGTGGAGTAGGAGGCGTGGGCGGTGTGGGTGGCGTGGGCGTGACCACGGGCGGCAAAGTGTCAGCTTACTCGCAACAGCAGCAGCCGCCCTACGATGCGCAGGACACCTACAAACCag
- the LOC125052889 gene encoding protein lingerer isoform X7: protein MSLGARATKGGAKGKEGKQQEKGKPTDKQHPKEKAKPQATTEQLRLANIVDRKGEEADVRRMVTELMEMTCKSEEEVCSALHDTDNDMDAACNLLLEESARIQSEWQTNEKKKKKPPAPSGNGEVEVVKEGREPRDARDSRGRSGPRPRRGEGEGIRGRGSGRGRGVARGGRGGRGGRRGGGRGGRDRGENWNNGDNGGNMGDSFPTTEDWDNEEWSGSLSDTKVFTPSSLAQNAADGNGAPAQVTVNEDWEVPESNGPTEGHIPTYTYHNTQQQHSNIIEQQMVSVPGGVPATGGPVNVQPAPPVAAEPVDTYHHHQPMGMSGSLSAAQSQYLSQLTHQAQRHENSVYASNYGVYGSADLANQRKPQRARVPPPSKIPSSAVEMPGGGESGGGIFLDVQFGALEPDTLDTPQHTPQSQVGQQVAQVQQAPTAHTPPQPTQPTQPSVQSMNAQPAQQPHTPVQQRPKQYASQVTSQAEQPIATSHDTVSEASTPTYPNSNAMLNESLNAVDSSNISQPTTAEPAVSNTTSIEKLSASLAAAVVADTSASSAAQSMQHHHQHYAHHNHRTKPVTGAATVYPSGGVSHHPYGSALYAPQVNSSSGSLAGAVAGAGVAGVAAGVGASHAAPINPAPYPSSVTLTTYQPIMNSYQQTSSTAGVYGGSALYTAAPYTPYQPSQLPAKHKEQTQYDNSVASSNSLTNAATTQQSSTAKVVTTTASAAVNSGVSSTSGSSAGAGAGAGYAGGALYGGAYYDEQLCRGTLPHHMGGYYEVGYGGRDGSTFGLGAAERFPRTDAASPQQVPAALPPGYAYFYQPPPTTYQYGVYPTYGGGSNVGGVGGVGGVGGVGVTTGGKVSAYSQQQQPPYDAQDTYKPGGPYTGNANKTAAAASADLTNAMYGKAHVTLNKVNMDVRVNSSHTRRESGAGGRAAGGKTAGSKPTYSQSYWAPN from the exons ATGAGTTTGGGTGCGCGCGCCACCAAGGGTGGTGCAAAGGGAAAGGAGGGAAAGCAACAGGAAAAAGGGAAGCCAACAGATAAGCAACATCCAAAAGAAAAGGCAAAGCCACAG GCAACCACAGAACAACTCCGTCTTGCAAACATAGTTGACCGTAAAGGCGAGGAAGCTGATGTTCGCAGAATG GTGACAGAGCTGATGGAGATGACATGCAAATCTGAGGAAGAGGTGTGTTCCGCTCTGCACGACACTGATAACGACATGGATGCCGCTTGTAACTTGTTGTTAGAAGAGAGTGCCAGGATACAG AGTGAATGGCAGACAAatgagaagaagaagaaaaagcCACCAGCCCCATCCGGCAACGGCGAAGTGGAAGTTGTGAAGGAAGGACGCGAGCCCCGTGACGCCAGGGATTCAAGGGGCCGCTCTGGACCTAGACCAC GTCGTGGTGAAGGCGAAGGCATCCGCGGCCGGGGCTCTGGTCGCGGGCGGGGAGTGGCTCGGGGAGGCCGAGGGGGTAGAGGGGGCAGACGCGGAGGAGGAAGGGGCGGAAGAGACAGGGGGGAGAACTGGAACAACGGTGATAATG GTGGCAACATGGGTGATTCGTTCCCGACGACAGAAGACTGGGACAACGAAGAATGGTCTGGCTCTCTATCAGATACAAAG GTGTTCACTCCGAGTTCCTTGGCACAGAATGCAGCTGACGGCAACGGGGCGCCTGCGCAGGTCACGGTTAAT GAGGATTGGGAGGTCCCAGAATCGAATGGTCCCACAGAGGGCCATATCCCCACATACACGTATCATAACACCCAGCAACAGCACTCCAATATAATCGAG CAACAAATGGTGTCCGTCCCCGGTGGTGTACCAGCGACGGGTGGTCCGGTGAACGTGCAACCAGCGCCACCTGTTGCTGCAGAACCGGTCGATACTTACCACCACCATCAG ccAATGGGAATGTCTGGCAGTTTGAGCGCGGCGCAGTCGCAGTACTTATCGCAACTGACTCATCAGGCTCAGAGGCATGAAAACA GTGTGTACGCAAGCAACTACGGTGTGTATGGGTCAGCTGATTTGGCCAATCAGAGGAAACCGCAGAGAGCAAGGGTGCCTCCGCCTTCTaag ATACCATCATCAGCGGTAGAAATGCCAGGAGGTGGCGAAAGCGGTGGCGGTATATTCCTCGATGTACAATTTGGTGCTCTGGAACCTGACACCCTGGACACGCCCCAACACACGCCACAGTCACAAGTGGGCCAGCAGGTTGCCCAAGTCCAACAGGCGCCCACGGCACACACGCCTCCACAGCCCACGCAGCCCACACAGCCCAGCGTACAGTCGATGAATGCGCAGCCCGCGCAACAGCCCCACACGCCGGTGCAGCAGAGACCCAAGCAG TACGCCTCGCAGGTGACGTCACAAGCGGAGCAGCCGATCGCGACTAGTCACGACACGGTTTCTGAGGCGTCTACACCCACATATCCCAATTCTAATGCTATG tTAAATGAAAGTCTAAATGCTGTGGATTCATCAAACATAAGTCAGCCAACCACTGCCGAACCTGCCGTATCAAATACTACAT CCATAGAAAAGCTGTCAGCGTCCCTAGCAGCGGCGGTGGTAGCGGACACAAGTGCGAGTAGCGCAGCGCAGTCGATGCAACACCACCATCAGCACTATGCGCATCACAACCATCGGACGAAG CCGGTGACGGGAGCTGCAACCGTATATCCAAGTGGCGGTGTATCGCATCATCCATATGGCTCAGCGTTATATGCACCACAG gtaaACTCAAGCTCAGGATCTCTAGCGGGAGCGGTAGCGGGCGCTGGCGTGGCGGGCGTTGCGGCGGGCGTGGGAGCGTCTCATGCGGCGCCTATCAACCCTGCCCCATACCCGTCTAGTGTCACGCTCACTACGTACCAGCCAATAATGAACTCTTATCAG CAAACGTCCTCAACTGCGGGAGTGTATGGTGGAAGTGCTCTATACACTGCGGCACCTTACACGCCTTACCAACCTTCGCAGTTGCCGGCCAAACACAAGGAACAAACACAG taCGACAACTCAGTTGCGTCAAGTAACAGTTTAACGAACGCGGCAACGACGCAACAGTCGTCAACTGCCAAAGTTGTTACAACTACAG cAAGTGCAGCAGTGAACAGTGGCGTGTCGTCGACATCGGGCAGCAGTGCGGGCGCAGGTGCAGGCGCCGGCTACGCGGGCGGTGCCTTATACGGAGGTGCCTATTACGACGAACAACTCTGCCGGGGCACGCTGCCACATCATATG GGTGGATACTACGAAGTCGGTTATGGCGGTCGGGATGGCAGTACTTTTGGTTTAGGCGCTGCCGAAAGATTCCCAAGAACTGATGCTGCCTCACCACAACAG GTTCCAGCGGCGTTACCGCCGGGTTACGCATACTTCTATCAGCCTCCGCCTACAACTTACCAGTATGGAGTCTACCCAACT TATGGTGGTGGATCAAACGTGGGTGGAGTAGGAGGCGTGGGCGGTGTGGGTGGCGTGGGCGTGACCACGGGCGGCAAAGTGTCAGCTTACTCGCAACAGCAGCAGCCGCCCTACGATGCGCAGGACACCTACAAACCag
- the LOC125052913 gene encoding TIMELESS-interacting protein, translated as MSLLEDVFLQDEANEAQELERVIEGGDYEERAVSNSDDNSEKEDEAEEDKRRVDPGSTKIKRVVKNPRFILNPARLTGPRGIQVIPEHFKDFKFKGKGHEKEDLDLVLKKLEHWAYRLYPKFKFEDCLKKIETLGKKRPVMVHLQKIRSDQFVSDELVVQKDSSDEETAEPEPDEFDKLLQQQIELARATPAPANRSIDTSVENRSLAAGPKATSSPSISEEQKERMLRNRKLAEERRNSKLNNSSSTTPNNSNITNVCEVNNYIQDKTKETSSDEENTGEIRTEGQAHNNEEIEPNKNLKENVSLQKKGQRNALDSSDEMSDNEINALNKGSKDHNLNKKTAESQGKQRKAKFLDSSDDENHDQTGICF; from the exons ATGTCGTTACTTGAAGACGTTTTTCTGCAAGATGAGGCAAATGAAGCCCAAGAATTAGAAAGAGTTATTGAAGGGGGTGATTATGAAGAGAGGGCTGTTTCCAACAGCGATGATAATAGTGAGAAAGAAGACGAAGCAG aaGAAGATAAAAGGCGAGTGGATCCTGGTTCTACTAAAATTAAGAGAGTAGTAAAAAACCCAAGGTTTATACTAAATCCTGCCCGACTTACTGGTCCTAGAGGAATACAAGTAATTCCTGAACAtttcaaagattttaaattcaaag GTAAAGGTCATGAAAAGGAAGATTTAGatcttgttttaaaaaaactagagcACTGGGCATACAGATTGTATcctaaatttaagtttgagGACTGCTTAAAGAAAATAGAGACATTGGGAAAGAAACGCCCTGTTATG GTACATCTCCAAAAGATCAGATCGGATCAATTTGTATCTGATGAGCTTGTAGTACAGAAGGACTCCAGTGATGAAGAGACAGCTGAACCAGAGCCAGATGAATTTGATAAGCTATTACAACAGCAAATAGAATTGGCTAGAGCCACCCCTGCTCCTGCTAATAGAAGCATTGATACTTCTGTTGAAAATCG ATCACTGGCGGCGGGGCCTAAAGCTACATCATCGCCGTCAATAAGTGAGGAGCAGAAGGAAAGAATGCTTCGCAATCGAAAACTAGCTGAAGAAAGACGAAACTCTAAACTGAATAATTCCAGTAGCACTACTCCTAACAATTCTAATATTACAAATGTATGTgaggtaaataattatatacaggATAAAACAAAGGAAACTAGTTCAGATGAAGAAAACACTGGTGAAATAAGAACAGAGGGGCAGGCACATAATAATGAAGAAATAGAacctaataaaaatttaaaagaaaatgtttcacttcaaaaaaagggTCAGCGGAATGCTCTAGACAGTTCTGATGAAATGTCGGATAATGAAATTAATGCACTCAATAAAGGTTCTAAAGATCATAACTTAAATAAGAAAACAGCTGAATCACAAGGAAAACAGCGTAAAGCTAAATTTTTGGATAGTTCAGATGACGAAAACCATGATCAAACTGGTATTTGTTTTtga
- the LOC125052914 gene encoding homocysteine-responsive endoplasmic reticulum-resident ubiquitin-like domain member 2 protein — MIPDNVTLIVKAPNQQIEDQNIECQTSWTVRQLKGHLSEVYPSKPKTEEQKIIYSGQLLEDNSLLKDVLRNYEYPIPHTMHLVCTSKNKMDTPEPNTDGLRNRNGERANETAPPEMRQNDQNHTVEMQNYLSSFVNNYGRVPPYQNYNFNDRYLPMQQAYMQYMQQYANLWQAYAVNTMPPQEVPQAPAPPPAPAPQPMPEEGRDWLDNLYMASRIAVLISLLYFYGSPARLFLVFILVVTGYLHQIGFFRDLLVNPNNNLQQNDRNRANQPPQAQEGDPAPQGAQQTPPEGPETQDPSNNQNPPDDDQSLLAVTWTIFTTFFASLIPEAN; from the exons atgatacCAGATAACGTGACCCTGATTGTGAAGGCTCCAAACCAGCAAATAGAAGACCAAAATATCGAGTGTCAAACCTCTTGGACTGTCCGTCAGCTAAAAGGCCACTTATCTGAAGTTTATCCCAGTAAACCg AAAACTGAAgaacagaaaataatttattctggCCAGTTATTAGAAGACAACTCATTATTAAAGGATGTTCTGCGAAACTATGAATACCCGATACCTCATACTATGCATCTAGTCTGCACTTCTAAGAACAAAATGGACACACCAGAGCCTAATACAGATGGTCTTCGAAATAGAAATGGGGAGCGTGCAAATGAGACAGCTCCACCAGAAATGAGACAGAATGATCAGAACCACACTGTGGAAATGCAGAATTATTTAAGTTcctttgttaataattatggGAGGGTGCCACCATACCAGAATTATAACTTCAACGATAGATATCTACCAATGCAGCAAGCGTATATGCAGTATATGCAACAGTATGCTAATTT ATGGCAAGCCTACGCAGTTAACACAATGCCCCCCCAAGAAGTTCCCCAAGCACCAGCGCCCCCTCCGGCCCCAGCTCCACAGCCGATGCCCGAAGAAGGTCGCGACTGGCTCGACAACTTGTACATGGCGTCGCGTATCGCCGTATTAATCTCCCTACTTTACTTTTATGGTAGTCCAGCGAGACTATTTCTGGTCTTCATACTTGTTGTTACTGGATATTT ACACCAGATTGGCTTCTTCCGCGACCTGCTGGTCAATCCGAATAACAATTTACAACAAAATGATAGAAATCGAGCGAATCAACCCCCTCAAGCGCAGGAGGGTGATCCAGCGCCGCAGGGGGCACAACAGACCCCACCAGAAGGCCCAGAAACGCAAGACCCCTCAAACAACCAAAACCCTCCAGATGATGATCAATCACTGCTAGCGGTAACTTGGACTATTTTTACCACATTTTTCGCGTCTTTAATACCGGAAGctaattga